atcctttaacatgctggctattttttttgtcaatttcttcaatgtacaaaaattacttttctacagatttattatatgtatatagatatagatatagatgaCGTACGGATCATCCACGCTAAGTGCTGCTTAACCTTTTCATCGATGGACCCGGCTCACGACCACAAGCCTCTTTTATCCTAGTGATAACCTATTATTTAAGGTTATCATTTGAATAAAAGTACTTTAAGCCACTGATAAATCTGCAAGTATAAACTAATTAATAAGGTTATTATAGAGCAGTCATGCCACCtgatctgcctagccttctcccaactatgttggagtaccagcgttttacatggagctactGCCTTTCTGACTTTTAAACGATACCTTTGGTTTGGGTTGGCAGAtttcctggcttctgactacccgtaacattCTTTCACATTAATTctacattttttattctatCCACTCTAATAACACCACAAATTCTCCTTGTCATTCTcataaggtaaataaaataacatgattaaaaaaatatatttactataacaacaaataatatatttacgttTTCATAACTGTTTTCTTACAACTAATAATCTATTTCATTTTCGTTACTATTAAATCCATCCTTACTATTTAATCCATCGTAAATTTCTGTCGTACACGTTACAACTCCTCTTCTTTGTTTCAATTCTTCAATAGTCGAcattactttgtttattttcttctgAGACATAATATCTCTTGCAAAAAGGCCCGCTTGGTTCTGGTCCACTCCGTTAGATGAGTCCAAGTTttggtaaataattaaataatcttcATCCACAAATCTCACTACACTGTAAGCTGGCTGTTCTTCGCCACCACAATCAGATGTCAGATTCAAGGCAGGGGTCACTTGTGAGAAATGTTTGACCACCATCATGGCCGTGGTAGAAGTATCCAATAAACTTCCAGTAGCATTCATCATCTCTGCTTGAACTGAGAAAGCGCTGCTTCCATCAGACAACGTGCACTGTACATTTTCTGGATTCTTGGAGAATCTATACCGTGTGCAATGTATTGGAATACTAAAACGAGGCACCGGGTAAATGGCGGCAAGTACCCAGTCGCTGCCATATAGTTCTTTTATGTCCGTAGCTTGGGCGACGATTAAGATGACTGATAGACTTATGAACTTCCACATGTTTAAAGAATTATATAACGACACAGCCGATGTTACGTACTGTTTGGCTTGTActgatgaaaatataaaacgcattcatttaaataaagatcATGCTGAAAAACCAgtcattacattacatttaacCCTTGACATGCTTCTGATAAACGTTATGCATATCGTGTCGTGATTTTAGAGTTCCTTATAATTCAACACAGTGCTTCCTCAAACTCAGATATTTTAGTACCAGACCAGTATTATATCTTTAAGGTCCTTGCACTGGAAATGATATGCCTTCTGTTTTTTCCTCAATTACCGTATCACCATTAGCTATACTTATTCTAACTAGCAGCCAAG
The window above is part of the Helicoverpa zea isolate HzStark_Cry1AcR chromosome 14, ilHelZeax1.1, whole genome shotgun sequence genome. Proteins encoded here:
- the LOC124636331 gene encoding uncharacterized protein LOC124636331, with product MWKFISLSVILIVAQATDIKELYGSDWVLAAIYPVPRFSIPIHCTRYRFSKNPENVQCTLSDGSSAFSVQAEMMNATGSLLDTSTTAMMVVKHFSQVTPALNLTSDCGGEEQPAYSVVRFVDEDYLIIYQNLDSSNGVDQNQAGLFARDIMSQKKINKVMSTIEELKQRRGVVTCTTEIYDGLNSKDGFNSNENEIDY